The following coding sequences lie in one uncultured Mailhella sp. genomic window:
- a CDS encoding FeoA family protein — MSQMNLRQLAPGQKASIVKITAHGELGRRIRDMGLVPGMSVQVVGKAPLRDPVALRIEGSTIALRNSEADFVSVEVK, encoded by the coding sequence ATGTCACAGATGAATCTCCGTCAGCTCGCCCCGGGGCAGAAGGCGAGCATAGTCAAGATCACCGCTCACGGAGAACTCGGACGCCGCATCCGCGACATGGGACTCGTGCCCGGCATGTCCGTGCAGGTGGTGGGCAAGGCTCCCCTGCGCGATCCTGTGGCGCTGCGCATTGAAGGTTCCACCATCGCCCTGCGCAACAGCGAGGCCGACTTCGTTTCCGTGGAGGTCAAATGA
- the feoB gene encoding ferrous iron transport protein B, with translation MCEKKGVPGASALTEEEKKNGVRIALAGNPNCGKTTAFNAWTGAHQHVGNYPGVTVEKKEGWTRCGEQKVLLVDLPGAYSLTPYSMEERVVRDVLAPENAAERPRAVIDVIDSATLERGLMLAVQIRELGQPVVLACNMMDEAKRAGISIDLEKLSARFGVRAVPTVARSGDGLDKALALALEEAQKPCEPLVLAYGPDVDPALQRMSALISEKKLLVERYPARWTAIKILENDEVVLDQIRGADPDAARDLEAQRDALAAHLSSTHDTTPDAVIADYRFGFINSVLKDGVLRKDNAKDRLAFTDKLDKVLTNTIFGPVIMLAVVYFMFWTTFIVGAYPQGWVEDFFGWLGELMTGVLPEGLVQSLVVDGIISGVGGVLSFVPLILIMFLIVSFLEDSGYMARMAYMLDRVMRAFGLHGSSVMPFIIAGGIAGGCAIPGVMATRTMRSEKERMATMMTLPLMTCGAKIPVFLMLTAAFFAENQAGIMFAVTLCGWAVALLVSLFLRKTVFRGESTPFVMELPPYRLPTLRSILTHTWERGWMYIKKAGTVILAISVILWAALTFPALSEKQSAPFEEKIAALEAQIAPLDEQIAALKQQLEGAPADSAMSRALADAVEQKESLEEQKSETENALASETVRNTWGGRIGQLVEPVFRPLGFDWRTDVALISGVAAKEAILSTMGTAYSIGETDPDEPDSLSARLAADPGWSKTVALALMLFVLIYSPCFVTLVVLKNEAGGWRWLFFSMAFNTGVAYLVAWAGTLVGRMIWG, from the coding sequence ATGTGTGAAAAGAAAGGCGTTCCCGGCGCATCCGCCCTTACCGAAGAAGAAAAGAAGAACGGCGTGCGCATTGCGCTGGCGGGCAATCCCAACTGCGGCAAGACCACGGCCTTCAACGCCTGGACGGGCGCGCATCAGCACGTGGGCAACTATCCCGGCGTGACCGTGGAGAAGAAGGAAGGCTGGACCCGCTGCGGCGAGCAAAAAGTGCTGCTGGTCGATCTGCCGGGCGCGTATTCGCTCACGCCCTATTCCATGGAAGAGCGCGTGGTGCGCGACGTGCTCGCCCCCGAAAACGCCGCCGAACGCCCCCGCGCGGTGATCGACGTCATCGACTCCGCCACGCTTGAGCGCGGCCTCATGCTCGCCGTGCAGATACGCGAACTCGGTCAGCCCGTGGTGCTCGCCTGCAACATGATGGACGAAGCGAAACGCGCGGGCATATCCATTGATCTGGAAAAGCTTTCCGCGCGCTTCGGCGTGCGGGCCGTGCCCACGGTGGCGCGCTCCGGCGATGGCCTCGACAAGGCGCTCGCGCTGGCGCTGGAAGAAGCGCAGAAGCCCTGCGAGCCGCTCGTGCTCGCCTACGGCCCGGACGTGGACCCCGCGCTTCAGCGCATGAGCGCTCTCATCAGCGAAAAGAAGCTGCTTGTCGAACGCTATCCCGCGCGCTGGACCGCGATCAAGATTCTGGAAAACGACGAGGTGGTGCTTGATCAGATACGCGGGGCCGACCCCGACGCCGCCCGCGATCTGGAAGCGCAGCGCGACGCGCTCGCCGCACACCTTTCCTCAACGCACGACACCACGCCCGACGCCGTGATTGCCGACTACCGCTTCGGCTTCATCAACAGCGTGCTCAAAGACGGCGTGCTTCGCAAGGACAACGCCAAAGACCGCCTTGCCTTCACCGACAAGCTCGACAAAGTGCTCACCAACACCATTTTCGGCCCGGTCATCATGCTGGCGGTGGTGTATTTCATGTTCTGGACCACGTTCATCGTGGGCGCGTATCCGCAGGGCTGGGTGGAAGACTTCTTCGGCTGGCTCGGCGAACTCATGACCGGCGTGCTTCCGGAAGGTCTCGTGCAGTCGCTGGTGGTGGACGGCATCATCAGCGGCGTGGGCGGCGTGCTCAGCTTCGTGCCGCTCATTCTCATCATGTTTCTCATCGTGTCTTTCCTTGAAGACAGCGGCTACATGGCGCGCATGGCCTACATGCTCGACCGCGTCATGCGGGCCTTCGGACTGCACGGCTCTTCGGTGATGCCCTTCATCATTGCAGGCGGCATTGCGGGCGGCTGCGCCATTCCCGGCGTGATGGCCACCCGCACCATGCGCAGCGAAAAGGAACGCATGGCCACCATGATGACCCTGCCCCTCATGACCTGCGGCGCGAAAATTCCAGTGTTTCTCATGCTCACGGCCGCGTTTTTTGCGGAAAATCAGGCGGGCATCATGTTTGCCGTCACGCTGTGCGGCTGGGCCGTGGCGCTGCTGGTGTCGCTTTTCCTGAGAAAAACCGTGTTCCGCGGGGAATCCACGCCCTTCGTCATGGAACTGCCCCCCTACCGTCTGCCCACGCTGCGCAGCATTCTTACCCACACCTGGGAACGCGGCTGGATGTACATCAAAAAGGCGGGAACCGTCATTCTGGCCATCTCCGTGATTCTCTGGGCCGCGCTCACCTTCCCGGCGCTCAGCGAAAAGCAGTCAGCGCCCTTTGAAGAAAAAATCGCCGCGCTCGAAGCTCAGATAGCGCCCCTCGACGAGCAGATCGCCGCGCTGAAGCAGCAGCTTGAAGGCGCGCCCGCCGATTCCGCCATGAGCCGGGCCCTTGCCGACGCCGTAGAGCAGAAAGAGTCCCTTGAAGAACAGAAGTCCGAAACCGAAAACGCGCTGGCTTCCGAAACCGTGCGCAACACCTGGGGCGGCCGCATCGGCCAGCTCGTGGAACCCGTGTTCCGGCCCCTCGGCTTCGACTGGCGCACCGACGTGGCCCTCATTTCCGGCGTGGCCGCCAAGGAAGCCATTCTCTCCACCATGGGCACGGCCTACTCCATCGGCGAAACCGATCCCGACGAGCCCGATTCCCTTTCCGCCCGTCTGGCCGCCGATCCCGGCTGGTCCAAGACCGTGGCCCTTGCGCTCATGCTCTTCGTGCTCATCTACTCGCCCTGCTTCGTCACCCTCGTGGTGCTCAAGAATGAGGCGGGCGGCTGGAGATGGCTGTTCTTCAGCATGGCGTTCAACACCGGCGTGGCCTACCTCGTGGCCTGGGCAGGCACCCTGGTCGGACGCATGATCTGGGGCTGA